Sequence from the Eleginops maclovinus isolate JMC-PN-2008 ecotype Puerto Natales chromosome 14, JC_Emac_rtc_rv5, whole genome shotgun sequence genome:
CTCCCGCGGTGGAAGACTCATTTCGCTCAATGgtcaaataatatatttctcAGAAAAGTGACGCAGGGTGAACGGGGCGAGGATGGGAAGAAGGGATGGATTAAAGAAACACGTTGGTTCAGTCAGCAAACGAAGAAGGCACAATGAACAGCTCGCCTGCACAGCGACACCACGAGGAAGCTAGTGCTGAGGAGCTCAGGGACTTTcgcaaagacacaaaacaacaattaaacGAAATCAAATCCGAACTAACCAACGTCATTTTAAGATAGCAGAGGCAGAAATGAGAGTTGGAAACGCTGAAGACCACATTCAAAATGTGGAACAGGTGCTACACAAGAGGATAAAAGTAATGAATCAGCAGGAGAATAAACCAGGAAGGAAGGTCCCGAAGGGAGGATCTAAGGATGAAGTTCCTGAGGGAGCGATCGTCTACGGTTGAGTTTGTGAAGAAGCTACTACAGGAGACACTTGAGATCCCCCCCGGCCAGGGAGCTTGGCATTGAAACAGCACCTGGTGCCGAGGGCCCCCGGAGACAGAGAGGACAAGCCGCGGTCCATAATTGTCAAGCTTGTTCTACGCAAGGCATGGGGAAAAAAGAAGGTGCTGCTGAACGGGAGACAGATATATTTAGATCAAGATCCCCCCCTGCTATCTTGCAGAAGCGTAAAGACTACGTTCCCCGCTAAGCTGCGTATATTTATATATGGTATTTCACGAGGAGAGTGAGCATCCAAAGACATGAAGGACAGAGGATTGCCCGTCACCGTGATCGCTGTCCCGCTGTGGAAACGGTGGGAGGACAGAGGCAGACGGAGACAGGAGAGGAGCGAGGGAGGAATATCAGGGAGAAACGGCCTGCCTTCAGGAGACAAGCCACACAGGAGAAGAACTGTTCTTTTCCCCGAGTAATGGACAGAGACCCGTTTGTTGTTGTGGATGCTGCAATGGGCCCCCCCCTCCCTGTAGGTAGAAGAGGACTTCCCCCACAGCTAGAGGTTAGCTCAGGGTCGCTTTCAAGACACCCGAGCCTTTGAACCACACTTGTTTTGCGTCCGTTCATGTGTTCTTTTGTTGTTCTGGTATGTTCAGGGAGTAGATCCCCTCAGTCTTGGTTTGAGTAATGGCTACAGTAAGACTCATCACCCAGTGAAACGAGATCCAAAATGAGAAGAGAACAAGCCCTGCACCTACAGGAGACTAAATGATAAAGCACATGGAGAACTCCAGAGAACGGGCTTTACTCGTCCGTTCTTTGTCAGGAGCTGCTATCCTTATTTCTGCAAAGCCACATTCTGAAAAACTATTTGAAATGGGAGATAAAGAGGGGAGGTTTCATTAGTAAGGAGAAAGATAGATGGTAACCACTTCAAACACATATGCACCCCCTGGAAGCGATATGAGCTTCTTTAAGACGATGGTCTCAGAAACGGTGGAGACCTACACACAGCTGAAACCCAGTTACATAGTTCCAGTAAAAATTCAGGAAGGTATTACAAGATGTAAttcctttctttaaaacatgtcttcaaGAATTTAATCTGGTCAAATATCGAGATATACATGGAAAGATAAATGACCTGGAGTTCGTCTCAAATCCTCACAACTGGGTAAGGAAGAAGGGGGACGGAGCTTACCCTCCCTCAGAGATTACTACTTTGCTACGCAGAGAAGAACAATCATATGCTGGTGCTACCCAATATATAACGCTCAACGGAAAAAGATAGAAGAGAAAGCGTGTCCCGCCCCCATAGAGGCAATGATAGCCTACACGCATTATTAAACCCATGGAGACATGTACCTTCCAGCTGTGGAGACTGCCGTAATAAATCAGAGGATGATCTTATCTTTCTTAAACGGTGGGCCTATGACTCAGATTTCATGCCTAACAGACCGGATACTAGGTTTAAGGACTGGGCCCTTAAAGGACTAACAGCTCAAACTAATGAAAGGAGGAGCATTGCTCAGCTTTGATACACTCTGGAAGAACAGGACATATCTGCAGGTGAGGCGTTAGGTGCATTCGAAATTGAAGAACGTATCAGAGTACGGGTTAGATTGAAATGTTTAGGAAAGTGTACACAGAGGTTAGTAGTAGAATCATATCGTGTGCATACAAAGGATTGAAAACCCTTAAAAACACTCAACTACAAACAAGACAGAAGAGGGAACCGGAAGGAGGATATCTGCTGAGGAATGGGTAACACTGTGGAGATTTCAGTGGAAGTGTACCAGCTTCCAGAACTGGAGGGAAAAACCTCAGGCGTTTTATTACGCCCTCTCTGAAATCCCACTATGATGGGCCCCCCGTATGTTGGAGAAACCGTGGTAACCAGCATGAAAACCACTAGCATGTATTCTGGGACTATCAAACACTACTGGAGGGAGATGCACGATGCCTTCCAAGACATTTCAAAGACATAATACCTCTGGAGATCAAGGTTTTTTACTTTGGGATTTTGCTGCAGGAATGGTTGCGAAAGGACAAATACTTACTCAACATTCTGCTGGTTGCTGCTAAAAAGGCATTAACCAGGAAATGGTTCTCAAAGGCtctgaatggatggatggacatcaCGAGGGACATTTGTAACTGCTTTTGTCAATCATAAACTGGAGCAATTTACACCATACTGGGGAAAGTGGACTCTTTGTAATGCCCTACAGGCctgattttgttttcacagattCTTAACTCTGCAAAGAAATGACTACTCCCTAAGAGTTCAGTTTTCATTGTcctttaatattattttctgttattggTCGGCATTGCTGCAAAGGACTATGAACAGATCACTGTCGTTCATGCATTGATGAACTGTATAGTATGCTGTAACAGTGTTTGACAACTTTTCAACAAAAGGTAAATTACATTCAGGATGGTTTTGCGTCCGTCACGGCCTCTTCTTCCCGCCGGTGGCTCTTCAGATGAGTCTTCAGACAGTGACTCTGCGTGAAGGCTTTCTCGCAAACGATACATTTGTACGGTTTCTCCCCGTTGTGCAACCTCATGTGCACGGTCAGCTGTTCCTTACGAGCGCAGGCTTTCCCGCAGACGCTGCACACAAACGGTTTGACGCCCGAGTGCGTCTTCATGTGCGCTCTGAGGATGCTCAACCCGTTAAAGCTGCGGCCACACTCGGAGCATCCGAACGGTTTCTCCCCGGTGTGGATCCTCATGTGTCTGATCAGAGCGCCTTGAGACGACAACGCTTTACCGCACTCACCGCAAAGGGTCTTCTCCTCGCTGTGCGTCTTCAGGTGACCCTTCAGCTGACCTAAGGTGTGGAAGGTCTTGCAGCAAATGTCGCAGAGGTGCGTTTTGTCTCGGGCCGTGTGGATTTTCTCGTGCGTTTTAAGCTTCTCGTGATGTATAAACCGCTTCCCGCACACCGGACAGGCGTGGCGCTTCTCCCCGCTGTGTGTCAGCTTGTGTCGCGACAGAGACCTTAGATCGCAAAGGGATTTCCCGCAGACATCGCAACTGTACGGTTTCTCCCCCGTGTGGCTGCCGCTGTGAGCCCTCAGCTGCCGACTCGAAGCGAAAGACTGATCGCAGGCCTGACACTTGTGTGGTTTCTCCTGCACGTGCTCCCACCGGTGCATGTTCAAGCTGGCCCTAAAGGCGTAGGCTTTGTGGCAGAGGTCGCACTTGTACGGCTTCTCTCCGGTGTGCAGCGCAGCATGGCGGTCTCGACTGGCGGCGGTGAGGAAGGACTTTCTGCAGAATTCGCAACTCTGTAAAGTCTTCTGGTGCGTCTGCAGGTGGCTCCTCAGATCCTCGACATTTTCtccacacactccacacacactttctgggTCGTCCACGTGACTCCAGGAGTGTTTGATCAGCATGTTAGGGGAGCCGCGAAGAGCCCCGCAAACTTTACAAGGCAAAGGCGGGACCGCTGTTTCCTTCCTCGCTTTGGTTGTCACTCCCGAAGCTTCCCCTCCTAACTCCTTCTCTTCGTCGTCACTCTCCTCTGGTTCCTCAGCCGGTTTCCactctccatctccatcatcTTCCTCCCCCTCATCTTCTGCATCGTCTGCTTCTGATATTCCAGGttgctctctgtctttctccgtCTCTGTCTGTCGTCGCTGCGTTGAGTTATCGACTGCGTCGCTCTGCACGTTTTCAGCCGGACTGTAGTGGGAATTAAAAGGCAGAGAAAAGCAGTTTCAAGATTTAAACGCTGATCTTTGGTAGTTTTACGGGGTTTTTAATAAGCATACTTTGGATTCAATAATTACCTCGTATGCGGATGGTTTTCTTCACTTCCCGTTTCATGTGTGGCGCCGTCTTTTCCCCCCGGAGCAGAACGTTGCTCCGCGTCCCGCAAAGAGTCATCTGCAGACTAGAGAGAAAATGAACTTTTAAATCAGGAAAAATGGCTTAAATACCGTACGCTGACAAACACGTGTTTTTATGTGGACATAACATTCAtttagcaaaataaatcaatgaagcTTAATTAAAACCATCGCTAACCCATTATATCTCAATTAAACCTGTGTATTTGCTATATTTGGCAGTTGCTTGAATAAGAGACAAAACTCCCCATAAAATGATCAGTCTGTCTCCgatcaaataatgaaatatacaaatgaaataaaaataagataaaatctAACATAAAGAAGTCGTACGCTCACTCGCAGGTACAGCGCTGACCTCCCCCTCCCCGTGGCTCTGACACTCCTCTGAACCTCCTCCGGCGTCAGCCTCTTCAGCTCCAGTTTCTGCAGGCGGCGCTGCGAGTCGGCCGCCAGGGCGTCCAGCGGGAGGCGTAACCGTGGAAACGAGgagagcagcagcttcaggaagTCGTCCTCCGACAGACCGGGGGGGCAACGCAACTCCCGCACCCCTGACTTCAACACTGAGGCAGAAAAACAATCACGAAAGATAATTGATATTTACACTGAGatataaatactaaataattaaaactgagatacaaatattttacaaataactcggaaattattcaaatataaacaaaagaaactaTAAATGAAAACGTTAAATAACGGTTagtttaataatataatacatatttagcTGATTTGCAAAGTCCTGGATTCATCCGGCCATTAAATGTTCGACTCCCTTCTCAATTGAATTGATTAAATGGACTGAAATTTCAAATCAATGATTTCTTTGGATTTTGTTTGAATTGGGAtatttgacaaacaaaaaaTCTGTGAATTTAGAAAAAGATTCTcacaaatatttagaaatgattTGAGTAGAAAACAGGTGAACTCATTGTTTAGAACAGACTTACATGTTGTATACATTAACGTCGGTGACACCTAAACTGAGTTATTTGAAAGTCAAATGAATgctttattttgcacatttaagGAGTAACTTACAGCCTTTCCTGAGCGTGTCGGTGTTGGGGTCGTGCAGCAAACACACTCGCAGCTTCACAAAatcactcctcttcctcaccctgTTCCTCACTGAGTCtctgcaggaaaataaaaatgaacaatccTTCAAAGCATGTTTCTTCCTTTCAAGACAAACTTTTGAAGTGTTATTTCATGAAATGAACACTTATTTTAACCTGTTTCCTGCTATCTGAGGATCGTCCTGTAGCAGAACTggctcctcttcatctcctctaTCCTCATCTTCCTCAGAGAGTTCCGACACCTCAACATCTGAAAAAATGttgagggaaaataaaaaagtaaatacaatataatcatgaaacacatttagtttttaaattgaATCTAAAGCGCTTATATTCATCGGTTGGGTACCTGTCtgctcctttttctcctcctcttcctcggaGGCTTCACCTCCTCGGGCCTCCCCACTGACCCCCTCGTctggaacaaataaaatataaaaaatgatgagaGCTGGTGCGTGTGCTACATCGACGCGAAACGTGAAATACAACAGCGGCTTTTCGGGTTCATTACTATCCAGAACTCGACTGCTGACCCAATCGCTACAGCTCTTCTGGAGAGGCTAAGCACCATACTCCCAAAAGGACAAAAGGTCAAACTTATCGCCCAAGCTCACGACGGGGCTTCTGTTATGAGGGGAGCCACTGGCGGAGTGCAGCGTAAGGTAATGGATGTGTGGGAATGCACACTACATGCACTGCTATGTGCATCAGCTGAACCTAATGCAGCATCACACATCCCCAGGATCTGCACTTCCTTTGCAGACAGTGGTGGATTTCCTGCCTTCTTCTCCAGGTCACCAAAGCGAACCACAGTGGTCGAACAAGTGGTGGCGCACAGACTCCCCAGAGCTTCAACAACACGGAGGACTCTGTGAGCTTTGATCCTGCAACTGTCAGAGAGGCTGGGGGCTTTGTGAGGATGCTTGAAGACgaggctttctgttttttcctggAATTGTTCCACAGGATCAATCCACGCGTGGACATGCTATTAAAGCAGCTGCAGAAGAGGACCATCGACCCCGTCTTCATTAAAGGACTTGTCCAGAAGTTCACAGCCAGCATGCAAACACTCAGGTGAATAACTGGCTGACAGAGCTTTTAGAAAACATCAGTTCCTCACTTCCAACAGTGTAAATGTGCCGTGTCATCAAAGGGATGAATATCATGCATCACATGTGGCACAGCCGCCACTGAGCATAACATGTAAAGTACAGGTACCTCACACTTAGTACAGGACTACTTATTCTCCTCTGATAACGAACAAAGGAAACAGAAACCCTGGAGTTAGATCAGAGGAAGTCTGACGGGGGTTTGGTGAACATTACCCGGCCTGAAGAGAGTGACCCGCGGCTGCAGGAGCTCCAGCTGCCTCTTGTGCCCGCTGATCTCCCTCCTCAGGGCCGAAACCTCCTCCTCGAACCCGGCTACAGTTCTCTGCACAAGTGCTAAGATCTCCTGCGACGCGGAGGTCAATTTATCAGCGAC
This genomic interval carries:
- the LOC134875703 gene encoding zinc finger protein 436-like isoform X2; translated protein: MAVNIMLVPSVDYNLSKSEMLRAVVADKLTSASQEILALVQRTVAGFEEEVSALRREISGHKRQLELLQPRVTLFRPDEGVSGEARGGEASEEEEEKKEQTDVEVSELSEEDEDRGDEEEPVLLQDDPQIAGNRDSVRNRVRKRSDFVKLRVCLLHDPNTDTLRKGLLKSGVRELRCPPGLSEDDFLKLLLSSFPRLRLPLDALAADSQRRLQKLELKRLTPEEVQRSVRATGRGRSALYLRSADDSLRDAEQRSAPGGKDGATHETGSEENHPHTSPAENVQSDAVDNSTQRRQTETEKDREQPGISEADDAEDEGEEDDGDGEWKPAEEPEESDDEEKELGGEASGVTTKARKETAVPPLPCKVCGALRGSPNMLIKHSWSHVDDPESVCGVCGENVEDLRSHLQTHQKTLQSCEFCRKSFLTAASRDRHAALHTGEKPYKCDLCHKAYAFRASLNMHRWEHVQEKPHKCQACDQSFASSRQLRAHSGSHTGEKPYSCDVCGKSLCDLRSLSRHKLTHSGEKRHACPVCGKRFIHHEKLKTHEKIHTARDKTHLCDICCKTFHTLGQLKGHLKTHSEEKTLCGECGKALSSQGALIRHMRIHTGEKPFGCSECGRSFNGLSILRAHMKTHSGVKPFVCSVCGKACARKEQLTVHMRLHNGEKPYKCIVCEKAFTQSHCLKTHLKSHRREEEAVTDAKPS
- the LOC134875703 gene encoding zinc finger protein 436-like isoform X1 translates to MAVNIMLVPSVDYNLSKSEMLRAVVADKLTSASQEILALVQRTVAGFEEEVSALRREISGHKRQLELLQPRVTLFRPDEGVSGEARGGEASEEEEEKKEQTDVEVSELSEEDEDRGDEEEPVLLQDDPQIAGNRDSVRNRVRKRSDFVKLRVCLLHDPNTDTLRKGLLKSGVRELRCPPGLSEDDFLKLLLSSFPRLRLPLDALAADSQRRLQKLELKRLTPEEVQRSVRATGRGRSALYLRVSSADDSLRDAEQRSAPGGKDGATHETGSEENHPHTSPAENVQSDAVDNSTQRRQTETEKDREQPGISEADDAEDEGEEDDGDGEWKPAEEPEESDDEEKELGGEASGVTTKARKETAVPPLPCKVCGALRGSPNMLIKHSWSHVDDPESVCGVCGENVEDLRSHLQTHQKTLQSCEFCRKSFLTAASRDRHAALHTGEKPYKCDLCHKAYAFRASLNMHRWEHVQEKPHKCQACDQSFASSRQLRAHSGSHTGEKPYSCDVCGKSLCDLRSLSRHKLTHSGEKRHACPVCGKRFIHHEKLKTHEKIHTARDKTHLCDICCKTFHTLGQLKGHLKTHSEEKTLCGECGKALSSQGALIRHMRIHTGEKPFGCSECGRSFNGLSILRAHMKTHSGVKPFVCSVCGKACARKEQLTVHMRLHNGEKPYKCIVCEKAFTQSHCLKTHLKSHRREEEAVTDAKPS